A region from the Leishmania panamensis strain MHOM/PA/94/PSC-1 chromosome 20 sequence genome encodes:
- a CDS encoding rRNA biogenesis protein-like protein (TriTrypDB/GeneDB-style sysID: LpmP.20.4880), giving the protein MSGTSTAAATSAAPLFREYRVHHTTADGILVQLPKSKGFGRLTTATLGNDLLAKRLHTSLSTREHVIAIPMRSRDAQGYRLLTADLKEGFSAILTYPEPVRRLVPRLLRKHMLVGLGTTAPARLVRGSAKGSVLTIQPRITAVAALEDLTKDAASAPLKSFSGAASHPHQRQKSRGGGSVGSGSSDDDEHHTDHAQEVSPLNANTEGQKAAACRNAIEVRILNYDVNADVVNVTAKAEVVEGTPLDTAVSEATLATLHPGDFVSCTVLLSSTDDGCAVVLISLRSVTVDLHDSSSACATVLGYYVYDWDGKGVSEAPVVGHTVDLVVEFCPEFSALRSVAPFVILSDRLRQFHRLPAVRQIPRVTIETSTPASASALPATTTPTPPAAARGLLGFFPWRTEYAAMANRSEESEDIEDAAEGLRCHGTAQDRQQRTRRRKLEEAIDAYERGIETAVPTSPEEFQRLLLANPNSSYMWTQYMAYHVGLQQYETARQVAEKALSTIGVREQEELLNVWVAYLNVENLYGTEESLSAVFRRAQQRQLNQLALFERLADIYTASRKPNELLALCRAMTGKFRTERRAWERLGIVLIDQGKRDQLKRTLKDMGNMLKRDDATLAIVHIAIHEYKHGNPENGRALFEGLLRKVPKRSDVWSTYTDQEMGLLIRKDPTGSTLQVRQIFQRAVAMNFSAKVMQQVLTRFLSFEKLHGTLTDVEAVKKCARTYVEAKIHTMTDPSIPDAADA; this is encoded by the coding sequence ATGTCAggcacctccaccgctgcggccaccTCCGCGGCCCCACTCTTTCGGGAGTACCGCGTGCACCACACCACTGCCGATGGCATCCTTGTGCAGCTACCCAAGAGTAAGGGCTTCGGCCGGCTCACCACCGCGACTCTTGGCAATGATCTGCTGGCGAAGCGTCTTCACACGAGCCTCTCGACCCGAGAGCACGTGATCGCCATACCAATGCGCTCGCGCGATGCGCAGGGATACCGGCTGCTAACAGCAGACTTGAAGGAGGGCTTTAGCGCGATACTCACCTACCCCGAGCCGGTGCGCCGCCTTGTGCCGAGGCTTCTACGCAAGCACATGCTGGTCGGACTCGGTACTACTGCTCCAGCTCGCCTGGTGCGCGGTTCTGCCAAGGGCTCAGTGCTGACCATTCAGCCTCGCATAACGGCGGTGGCCGCACTGGAAGACCTGACCAAGGATGCCGCCTCCGCACCCCTCAAGTCCTTCAGCGGGGCCGCATCGCATCCCCATCAGCGGCAGAAAAgccgcggaggcggcagcgtcggtagtggcagcagcgacgacgatgagCACCACACCGACCATGCGCAAGAAGTCAGTCCACTGAACGCAAACACAGAGGGACAaaaggcagcagcgtgcaGAAACGCCATCGAGGTGCGCATTCTCAACTACGATGTGAACGCCGACGTCGTCAATGTGACAGCGAAAGCGGAGGTGGTTGAGGGCACGCCGCTCGACACGGCCGTCTCCGAGGCTACGCTGGCCACACTGCACCCTGGAGACTTTGTATCCTGCACAGTTCTCCTCTCGTCAACGGATGACGGCTGTGCTGTTGTCCTGATATCTCTGCGGAGCGTCACCGTAGACTTGcatgacagcagcagcgcctgcgcaacTGTGCTGGGCTACTACGTGTACGACTGGGACGGCAAAGGGGTCTCCGAGGCGCCGGTGGTTGGTCACACGGTGGATCTCGTGGTCGAGTTCTGCCCTGAATTTTCGGCTCTGCGTAGCGTGGCGCCGTTTGTGATTTTGTCGGATCGACTTCGTCAGTTTCACCGCCTTCCAGCAGTGCGTCAGATCCCCAGGGTCACGATCGAGACCTCGACGCCGGCGTCGGCCTCTGCTTTGCCTgcgaccaccacccccacacctcctgctgcggcgcgcggaCTGCTGGGGTTCTTCCCGTGGCGGACCGAGTACGCGGCGATGGCAAACCGCtccgaggagagcgaggacaTCGAAGACGCAGCCGAGGGTCTCCGCTGCCACGGCACGGCTCAGGATCGTCAGCAACGAACGCGCCGCCGAAAACTAGAGGAAGCAATCGATGCCTACGAGCGCGGCATagagacggcggtgccgaccAGCCCGGAGGAGTTCCAGCGTCTGCTGCTTGCGAACCCGAACAGCAGCTACATGTGGACACAATATATGGCCTACCACGTTGGCCTGCAGCAGTACGAGACAGCGCGTCAGGTGGCCGAGAAGGCACTGAGCACCATCGGTGTGCgtgagcaggaggagctgctgaacgtCTGGGTAGCGTACCTCAACGTCGAGAACCTGTACGGCACGGAGGAGTCGCTCTCAGCGGTGTTCCGGCGcgcgcagcaacggcagctgaACCAGCTCGCACTATTTGAGCGACTCGCCGACATTTACACGGCGTCGCGCAAGCCTAATGAACTCCTTGCATTGTGTCGCGCCATGACAGGCAAGTTCCGCACTGAGCGTCGTGCGTGGGAGCGTCTTGGCATCGTCCTCATCGATCAAGGCAAGCGCGATCAGCTGAAGCGGACTTTGAAGGACATGGGCAATATGCTGAAGCGCGATGACGCGACGCTGGCTATTGTGCACATTGCTATTCACGAGTACAAGCACGGCAATCCCGAGAATGGGCGCGCGCTCTTCGAAGGTCTGCTGCGCAAGGTGCCAAAGCGATCTGACGTTTGGTCAACCTACACGGACCAAGAGATGGGACTGCTGATCCGCAAGGACCCGACGGGGTCAACACTTCAGGTACGGCAGATCTTCCAGCGCGCTGTCGCGATGAACTTCTCCGCAAAGGTGATGCAGCAGGTTCTCACgcgcttcctctcctttgaGAAGCTGCACGGCACGCTGACTGACGTCGAGGCGGTGAAGAAGTGTGCGCGCACCTATGTGGAGGCAAAGATTCACACCATGACCGACCCCAGCATCCCTGACGCGGCGGACGCGTGA